The Brachyhypopomus gauderio isolate BG-103 chromosome 17, BGAUD_0.2, whole genome shotgun sequence genome includes a window with the following:
- the marcksb gene encoding myristoylated alanine-rich protein kinase C substrate b: MGAQIAKNGAKDETAAEKPSEAGAKSNGQENGHAKTNGNASPTADAAADEPQANGKNSADDEVKEEHALEKTAAEGDAQSAPAANGEDATKSEENGSASGSGEPSKQKKRFSFKKPFKLGGFSFKKSAKKEPEGEQPAAPAEEDEQKAEEGASEEAKPEASGGEGEKEEAPQDLKPDEANGDEEKKPTEEVAEEKAADTEVPTPAEGAEAKPAATE; this comes from the exons ATGGGAGCGCAAATCGCCAAAAACGGGGCAAAAGATGAAACCGCTGCCGAAAAACCGTCCGAGGCCGGGGCTAAATCAAACGGGCAG GAAAACGGCCATGCCAAAACAAACGGGAACGCGTCGCCTACAGCAGACGCAGCTGCAGACGAGCCTCAGGCTAATGGCAAGAACTCTGCAGACGATGAAGTGAAGGAGGAGCACGCTTTGGAGAAGACCGCGGCTGAGGGAGATGCCCAGAGCGCACCGGCGGCCAACGGAGAAGACGCGACCAAGTCGGAAGAGAACGGTTCCGCTTCGGGAAGCGGCGAGCCGTCCAAGCAAAAGAAACGCTTCTCCTTCAAGAAACCGTTCAAACTCGGCGGTTTCTCGTTTAAGAAGAGCGCTAAAAAGGAACCCGAGGGCGAGCAGCCAGCTGCGCCGGCGGAGGAAGACGAGCAGAAGGCGGAGGAAGGCGCGTCAGAGGAGGCTAAGCCCGAGGCCTCTGGTGGAGAAGGGGAGAAGGAGGAAGCCCCCCAAGATCTGAAACCCGACGAGGCGAACGGCGATGAGGAGAAAAAGCCCACTGAGGAGGTAGCGGAGGAGAAGGCGGCCGACACTGAGGTGCCCACGCCTGCGGAGGGCGCTGAAGCCAAGCCAGCTGCTACAGAGTAA
- the fyna gene encoding tyrosine-protein kinase fyna: MGCVQCKDKEATKLTDDRETSVSQHPGYRYGADPTPQHYPSFGVTAIPNYNNFHPPVSQGVTVFGGVNSSSHSGTLRSRGGTGVTLFVALYDYEARTEDDLSFRKGEKFQILNSTEGDWWEARSLTTGGTGYIPSNYVAPVDSIQAEDWYFGKLGRKDAERQLLSNGNPRGTFLIRESETTKGAYSLSIQDWDDIKGDHVKHYKIRKLDSGGYYITTRAQFETLQQLVHHYSARAAGLCCRLIVPCHKGMPRLADLSVKTKDVWEIPRESLQLIKRLGNGQFGEVWMGTWNGTTKVAVKTLKPGTMSPESFLEEAQIMKKLRHDKLVQLYAVVSEEPIYIVTEYMSKGSLLDFLKDGEGRGLKLPNLVDMAAQVAAGMAYIERMNYIHRDLRSANILVGDSLVCKIADFGLARLIEDNEYTARQGAKFPIKWTAPEAALYGRFTIKSDVWSFGILLTELVTKGRVPYPGMNNREVLEQVERGYRMPCPQDCPISLHELMLQCWKRDPEERPTFEYLQAFLEDYFTATEPQYQPGDNL; encoded by the exons ATGGGCTGTGTACAATGTAAAGACAAGGAGGCAACCAAGCTGACAGACGACAGAGAGACCAGTGTTTCACAGCACCCTGGGTACCGCTATGGGGCAGACCCAACGCCGCAACACTACCCGAGTTTTGGAGTCACGGCCATCCCCAACTACAACAACTTCCATCCGCCTGTTAGCCAAGGGGTCACTGTTTTTGGTGGAGTAAACTCCTCTTCCCATTCTGGAACACTGCGCTCACGAGGCGGAACAG GAGTCACACTCTTTGTAGCACTTTACGATTACGAGGCAAGGACAGAGGATGACCTCAGTTTCAGGAAAGGAGAAAAGTTTCAAATTCTTAATAGCAC GGAGGGGGACTGGTGGGAGGCTCGTTCTCTCACTACAGGTGGAACAGGATACATACCCAGCAATTACGTGGCTCCAGTAGATTCTATTCAAGCTGAAGA CTGGTACTTTGGTAAACTAGGACGAaaggatgcagagagacagctgcTGTCTAATGGAAACCCTAGAGGCACTTTTCTCATCCGAGAGAGTGAAACAACAAAAG GAGCCTACTCTTTGTCCATACAGGATTGGGATGACATTAAGGGTGACCATGTGAAACACTACAAGATCCGTAAGCTGGACAGTGGGGGATACTACATCACCACCAGGGCTCAGTTCGAAACCCTTCAGCAACTTGTGCACCATTATTCTG caAGGGCTGCAGGACTGTGTTGCCGCCTGATCGTTCCCTGCCACAAAGGCATGCCTCGTCTCGCCGACCTGTCCGTCAAAACCAAAGATGTCTGGGAAATCCCGCGGGAGTCACTCCAGCTCATCAAGCGCTTGGGGAATGGACAGTTTGGAGAAGTCTGGATGG GCACTTGGAATGGTACCACTAAAGTGGCAGTGAAGACCTTGAAACCAGGTACCATGTCCCCTGAGTCTTTCCTGGAGGAAGCACAAATCATGAAGAAACTGCGACATGACAAGCTGGTTCAGCTGTACGCTGTGGTGTCTGAAGAGCCTATCTACATCGTCACGGAGTACATGAGCAAAG GGAGTTTGCTGGATTTTCTGAAAGATGGCGAAGGACGGGGCCTTAAACTGCCAAACTTGGTTGACATGGCAGCTCAG GTTGCTGCTGGCATGGCTTACATCGAAAGGATGAACTACATCCACCGAGATCTGAGATCGGCAAACATCCTGGTGGGTGACAGCTTAGTGTGCAAGATCGCTGACTTTGGCCTGGCCAGGCTTATAGAGGACAACGAATACACAGCTCGACAAG GTGCAAAGTTCCCCATCAAGTGGACGGCGCCTGAAGCCGCACTGTACGGACGGTTTACCATCAAGTCGGATGTCTGGTCCTTTGGAATCTTGCTCACGGAACTGGTGACCAAAGGTCGCGTGCCATATCCGG GTATGAACAACAGGGAGGTGCTTGAGCAGGTGGAGCGAGGCTACCGCATGCCGTGTCCCCAGGACTGCCCCATATCTCTGCACGAGCTCATGCTCCAGTGCTGGAAGAGAGACCCCGAGGAGAGGCCCACCTTCGAATACCTGCAGGCGTTCCTGGAGGACTACTTCACTGCCACTGAGCCACAGTACCAACCAGGAGACAACCTCTGA